In Haliscomenobacter hydrossis DSM 1100, the DNA window GCAAGCAATGCCTGTACCTTGTTGAAGGCAATGGCAGCAACAGTATAATCCACATTGCTCAAGTATTCACTGATGTCCTCGGCAATGAGCGGCTCGTCTTCAACCACCAATATTTGAATGTTTGCCATCAGCTGAGTTTTTGTTGGGGAATAAATATTTCAATATTGCTTCCCCGGTCATTCCAGATTTTTATCACGCCGTCTAATTTCTTGGCAAAGGACTTGATCAACCTGAATCCCAGACTTTTGAGTGTATCAATGTCAAAATTTGGGGGCATTCCACGGCCATTGTCGGCGATGCTGAGTAACAAACCATCAGCCTTTTGGAGGAGTGACAATTTTACTTCGCCTTTTTGTTCTTTGTCAAAAGCATATTTTAGGGCGTTGCTGATCAATTCGTTGAGAATAAGGCCAAGTGGGATGATGGTGTCGACGTCCAGTTTTAATTGATCGATATTTTTGGTAATGGTGATGTTTTCGGGATTGATGTTGTAACTGTTCACTAGGCTGTCAATCAATTTATTGATGTATTCCTGGGAATCCACACCGACCAATTTTTCATCCTGATATAAATTTTCATGGATCAGTGCCATCGAATTTACCCGATTTTGCCCATCCTGAATGGCTTCGAGTACTTTGGGATCGTCAATTCTACGGGATTGCAAACTCAATAGGGAGGAAATAATCTGCAGGTTGTTTTTAACCCGGTGGTGAATTTCTTTGAGCAAAACCTCTTTTTCTTCCAGTGCACTTTGGATTTGGGTGTTTTTTTCACTCAATAACTCATTCGCTCGTTTGCGCTGAATGGACAAACGGTAGGCAAGTCCAAGAATCAACACCAGTGCCAGCAGTGCAAACAAGTAAATCAGTCGTTCCCGGTTGTTTTTCAGGATTTGTAGCTTTTGGATCTGAATCTGGCTCTCCTTTTCGCGGGTGAGGTATTTGGCTTCCATGTCTTTTTCCAGGCTCAACTTATCTTCCGAAATCAGCGTATCCAGGTACAATTTGTGGTTCAATAGCGAATTATAGGCTTCGTCAGGCTGATGTAGGGCGTGTTGGACATATGCTTTCAATTCATAAAAGGTTGATTTGGCTTTGATAAAATTGGTCTTGGTAATTTCCGGTTCAATT includes these proteins:
- a CDS encoding histidine kinase dimerization/phosphoacceptor domain -containing protein — encoded protein: MRASFHFVCALFFLTVPCTLCIGQAGFKDSLLAVVSSQKDTHRVNAYNELARLYTPDSLLLADTWADRALSQSIKLRYTKGILAALKSKGLIADYKGELAKAIQWYNEGISTARESEQWKKEYRDFFINKGVAYYLAGDMGNALKNYIEAEKQFAKDSQDPIYAKLLNNMAVVYRNSKKYADAVRIYQKSLAIKQTNGDSLGIANTLNNIGLVYGYLEDHPQAVKYLKTAKKIYESLHKPDEARSVDVSLAAALHELGREKEAKFLLIRAFDGGPLNIHIYELIQAKLLLAKINASEGNHGKANAILMEIEPEITKTNFIKAKSTFYELKAYVQHALHQPDEAYNSLLNHKLYLDTLISEDKLSLEKDMEAKYLTREKESQIQIQKLQILKNNRERLIYLFALLALVLILGLAYRLSIQRKRANELLSEKNTQIQSALEEKEVLLKEIHHRVKNNLQIISSLLSLQSRRIDDPKVLEAIQDGQNRVNSMALIHENLYQDEKLVGVDSQEYINKLIDSLVNSYNINPENITITKNIDQLKLDVDTIIPLGLILNELISNALKYAFDKEQKGEVKLSLLQKADGLLLSIADNGRGMPPNFDIDTLKSLGFRLIKSFAKKLDGVIKIWNDRGSNIEIFIPQQKLS